One window of the Rosa rugosa chromosome 3, drRosRugo1.1, whole genome shotgun sequence genome contains the following:
- the LOC133738751 gene encoding probable serine/threonine-protein kinase PIX13, translated as MGNCWFSSSSSAEDPTPTTTGHLSTVPSSISQSISNATSTSVGSTISRNSQFSERSGDETCPDGQILPAANLRIFSYLELKSATRNFRSDTVLGEGGFGKVYKGWLEERAPTKSGKTTVIAVKKLNSESLQGFEEWQSEVNFLGRLSHPNLVKLLGYCWEEKELLLIYEFMQKGSLENHLFGRGSVVQPLPWDIRLKVAIGAARGLAFLHTSEKQVIYRDFKASNILLDGSFTAKISDFGLAKFGPSESQSHVTTRVMGTYGYAAPEYVATGHLYVKSDVYGFGVVLVEILTGLRALDTNRPSGKHNLVEWVKPYLSDKRKLKGIMDPRLEGKYPAKAAFRISQLALKCIESEHKNRPPMKVVVENLERIESVNEHIREPRIRSTLSTHPMAHRQGQAPLHHRSPLHPRSDGNQNYQQSPRMR; from the exons ATGGGGAATTGctggttttcttcttcttcttcagctgaAGACCCAACACCAACTACTACTGGTCATCTCAGTACAG TGCCGAGTAGCATATCTCAATCAATTAGTAATGCCACATCCACTTCCGTGGGGAGCACTATATCAAGGAATAGCCAGTTTTCGGAGAGAAGTGGTGATGAGACCTGTCCAGATGGGCAGATCCTACCCGCCGCAAACTTGAGGATCTTCAGTTACCTAGAATTGAAGAGTGCAACTAGAAACTTCAGATCAGACACGGTGCTTGGGGAAGGAGGTTTTGGGAAGGTCTATAAAGGCTGGCTCGAGGAGAGGGCACCGACCAAGTCTGGAAAGACAACTGTAATTGCTGTAAAGAAATTGAATTCAGAGAGCTTGCAAGGTTTTGAGGAATGGCAG TCAGAGGTGAATTTCTTGGGGCGACTTTCTCATCCTAATCTTGTAAAGCTGCTGGGTTACTGTTGGGAGGAGAAAGAACTGCTGCTTATCTACGAGTTCATGCAAAAAGGAAGCTTGGAAAACCATCTTTTTGGAA GGGGTTCAGTTGTTCAGCCACTTCCATGGGATATACGGCTTAAAGTTGCAATAGGAGCAGCTCGAGGCCTAGCATTTTTGCATACATCAGAGAAGCAAGTAATCTATAGAGATTTCAAAGCTTCCAATATACTACTTGACGGG TCCTTTACCGCCAAGATATCCGATTTTGGCTTGGCAAAATTTGGTCCTTCAGAGAGTCAATCACACGTGACAACCCGGGTCATGGGCACATATGGTTACGCTGCTCCTGAGTATGTTGCCACAG GGCATCTCTATGTGAAGAGTGATGTGTACGGTTTTGGTGTTGTGTTGGTTGAGATCTTAACAGGCTTACGGGCACTTGATACGAATCGTCCAAGTGGAAAACATAATCTTGTGGAGTGGGTAAAACCATATTTATCagataaaagaaaattgaaaggcATTATGGACCCTCGACTGGAGGGAAAGTATCCAGCCAAAGCTGCATTCCGAATTTCTCAGCTTGCTCTAAAATGCATTGAATCTGAACACAAAAACCGGCCGCCAATGAAGGTTGTTGTGGAGAATTTGGAAAGGATCGAATCTGTCAATGAACATATAAGGGAGCCTAGGATTCGTTCGACTCTTTCTACTCATCCTATGGCTCATCGCCAAGGTCAGGCACCTTTGCACCATCGTTCTCCTCTTCACCCCAGGTCAGATGGAAATCAAAACTACCAACAGTCACCTCGAATGAGGTAA
- the LOC133736529 gene encoding uncharacterized protein LOC133736529, with translation MGKVVETKKKKKKGRPSLLDLQKRNIREQQHHLHRTSNNSNSTSAPRSNPIYTPTAPPTTTAANHNHNQPPLRRSTRRNPNPDDDDEDDEDDDDDDSDGNGGVSDGKRREKKLKLVLKLPKSSANSASVNSGGSENDDDDNAASESGKKRKINAIGGGSGLAHPPKGDKSIPATNPSSSTHQGGVKLDSGPSTPLPNTKLLLFVLERLQKKDTYGVFSEPVDPEELPDYHEVIDNPMDFGTVKKKLTSGAYASLEQFEDDIFLICSNAMQYNAPDTIYFRQARSIHELAKKNFENLRQDSDDNEPEPKVVRRGRPPTKNLKKPLGRPSLERAGSEFSDATLATGAENAILSNYDRSRNNDVYTSWLADNKFERNDDLTGSMLRGNSKTGRKQFVFDENRRNTYLHSHPSANGRESTVLTTFDGERKQLMPVGLQSDGYGRSLARFAANLGPVAWRIAAQRIQRSLPAGVKFGPGWVGENDVAPHRPLVLASSSKEQPSSPQPMPIRANSSAATSCSIEPNKDKLSDKPSGHNLSEKHAPSISSGLDDHPSSPPLLSAATSSDPLVANRSPESLTGKGETVEGSNSRGGINMMNSNIGGIRPSRPPFQIHQTPEIQPGVNGLNGTYGLNRPAQVGKQVGVTRPGGFSFQSSQMLDQVSRTNTNLTHPATSNSLNSEETKASKDPGTKQSSGSYSNSVKNESLPARTSGLLPRSSWQGSSQQIKPNPGFSPQQKPDSVPPDLNVRFQSPGSPSSSRADSTQPDLALQL, from the exons atggGTAAGGTAGtggagacgaagaagaagaagaagaaaggacgCCCCTCTCTTTTAGATCTCCAAAAACGGAATATCAGAGAGCAAcaacaccacctccaccgcACCTCCAACAATTCCAATTCCACTTCTGCCCCTCGTTCCAACCCTATTTACACCCCTACTGCCCctcccaccaccaccgccgccaaccacaaccacaaccaGCCTCCGCTCCGTCGATCCACCCGCCGCAACCCCAACcccgacgacgacgacgaggatgacgaagacgacgacgacgacgactcCGACGGAAACGGCGGCGTTTCGGACGGGAAGCGCCGCGAGAAGAAACTCAAGCTGGTCCTCAAATTGCCGAAATCGTCCGCGAATTCGGCGTCGGTGAATTCCGGCGGGTCGGAGAATGACGACGACGACAACGCCGCGTCGGAGAGCGGCAAAAAGCGTAAGATCAATGCTATAGGGGGTGGATCTGGGCTCGCTCACCCGCCAAAG GGCGACAAGTCGATTCCTGCTACAAACCCTTCCTCAAGCACCCACCAAG GTGGGGTGAAGTTGGATTCTGGACCCTCGACTCCTTTACCCAATACAAAGCTGCTACTTTTCGTTCTTGAGAGGCTTCAAAA GAAGGACACCTATGGGGTGTTTTCTGAACCTGTGGACCCGGAAGAG CTTCCAGACTACCATGAAGTAATAGACAACCCTATGGATTTTGGGACAGTGAAGAAGAAACTTACTAGTGGAGCGTATGCCAGCTTGGAGCAGTTTGAG GATGACATTTTCTTAATTTGCTCGAATGCAATGCAGTACAATGCCCCAGATACTATATATTTTCGACAG GCGCGCTCCATCCATGAGCTTGCCAAAAAGAACTTTGAAAATTTGAGGCAAGATAGTGATGATAATGAACCAGAACCCAAGGTCGTAAGAAGGGGTAGACCACCGACCAAAAATTTGAAGAAACCACTTGGCAGGCCTTCCTTGGAGCGCGCTGGTTCAGAGTTCTCAGATGCCACTCTTGCCACTGGGGCAGAAAATGCCATATTGTCCAATTATGATCGTTCACGAAATAATGATGTGTATACTAGTTGGTTGGCTGATAACAAATTTGAGAGGAATGATGACTTAacag GTTCCATGTTGAGAGGTAATTCCAAGACTGGGAGAAAGCAGTTTGTATTTGATGAGAACAGGCGTAATACATATCTACACTCTCATCCTTCAGCTAATGGACGAGAGTCAACTGTGTTGACTACATTTGATGGAGAAAGAAAACAGCTAATGCCT GTAGGGCTTCAGTCAGATGGTTATGGAAGGAGCCTGGCTCGATTTGCAGCGAATCTTGGACCTGTTGCTTGGAGAATTGCTGCACAAAGGATCCAAAGGTCTTTGCCTGCTGGTGTTAAGTTCGGCCCTGGGTGGGTTGGTGAAAATGATGTTGCTCCTCATAGGCCACTGGTATTAGCCTCATCCTCAAAAGAGCAGCCATCTTCACCACAGCCCATGCCCATTCGTGCAAACTCTTCTGCTGCGACATCTTGCTCTATCGAACCAAATAAAGATAAATTATCAGACAAACCTTCAGGTCATAACTTGTCAGAGAAACATGCCCCTTCTATTTCTTCAGGGCTGGATGACCATCCAAGCAGTCCTCCCCTACTGTCTGCTGCCACCTCATCAGATCCCTTAGTTGCTAACAGATCTCCTGAATCCCTCACAGGAAAAGGAGAAACTGTTGAAGGATCAAACTCTCGTGGTGGGATTAATATGATGAACAGTAATATTGGTGGAATCAGGCCTTCAAGGCCTCCTTTTCAGATCCATCAGACTCCTGAAATACAACCTGGGGTGAATGGATTGAATGGGACATATGGATTAAACCGTCCTGCTCAGGTAGGGAAACAAGTTGGCGTGACCAGGCCTGGTGGCTTCAGCTTCCAATCATCTCAAATGCTTGACCAAGTCTCCAGGACTAATACTAACTTGACTCATCCAGCGACTTCAAACAGCTTAAATTCAGAAGAAACCAAGGCCTCTAAAGATCCAGGTACAAAGCAGTCTTCTGGTTCATATTCAAATTCAGTGAAAAATGAGTCATTGCCAGCCCGAACATCGGGGCTTCTTCCCCGGTCATCTTGGCAAGGGTCATCCCAACAGATTAAACCTAATCCAGGATTCTCACCGCAACAGAAGCCTGACTCAGTTCCACCAGATCTGAACGTCAGATTTCAGTCACCAGGGTCCCCTAGTTCTAGCCGGGCTGATTCAACGCAGCCGGATTTAGCATTGCAGCTCTAA
- the LOC133739029 gene encoding uncharacterized protein LOC133739029, whose protein sequence is MCIAAFVWQSHPRYPFLLLLNRDEYFNRGTAALQWWDDYLGILGGRDAVEGGTWLACSKDGKVAFLTNVRELNRLVQCKSRGELPSRFLSGKKSPMEFAEEVVEEADKYNGFNLILADLCSKTMLYVTNRPKEEKKFITEVSPGIHVLTNDAMLDSPWPKSQRLSNSFEEMLNKYGDDEVSLKEMALRLMTDETRDDKSLLPCIYSPEVEYELSSIYIEYAPALGYYGTRSTEAVSVNTNGEVTFYERFIAGDWHERTETFQIEEESK, encoded by the exons ATGTGTATAGCGGCGTTCGTGTGGCAGTCTCACCCACGCTAccccttcctcctcctcctcaacagGGACGAATATTTCAACCG GGGAACGGCGGCTTTGCAATGGTGGGACGACTACCTCGGGATATTGGGCGGAAGAGACGCGGTGGAAGGTGGGACATGGCTGGCTTGTTCCAAGGATGGTAAGGTGGCTTTTCTCACTAATGTCAGAGAGCTCAACAGACTTGTGCAATGCAAGAGCAGAGGAGAACTCCCATCTCGTTTCTTGTCG GGCAAAAAGAGTCCGATGGAATTTGCAGAGGAAGTTGTTGAGGAGGCAGACAAGTACAATGGGTTTAACCTGATATTGGCTGATCTTTGTTCTAAGACCATGCTTTATGTAACCAACAGACCAAAGGAGGAAAAAAAGTTTATCACTGAGGTTTCACCGGGGATTCATGTATTGACAAATGATGCAATGCTTGATTCTCCTTGGCCTAAG tcTCAACGACTTAGCAATAGTTTCGAAGAGATGCTCAACAAGTATGGAGATGATGAAGTTTCGTTAAAGGAAATGGCTCTACGACTAATGACAGACGAGACCAGAGACGACAAAAGCCTGCTACCTTGCATTTATTCTCCAGAAGTAGAATACGAACTAAGTTCCATATATATTGAATATGCCCCTGCATTG GGGTATTATGGTACTAGAAGCACTGAAGCAGTGTCTGTCAATACAAATGGGGAAGTCACCTTTTATGAGAGATTTATAGCTGGGGATTGGCATGAAAGGACCGAGACCTTCCAGATTGAAGAGGAAAGTAAATAG
- the LOC133735183 gene encoding metallothionein-like protein 4A has product MAETVGGVKMSCNDSCGCPVPCPGGVSCRCTTRTEATSGDGHMKCSCGEHCGCNPCACAKSVVSAGVGRAYCRCGEGCTCVSCSA; this is encoded by the exons ATGGCAGAAACAGTTGGAGGTGTGAAGATGTCCTGCAACGATAGCTGTGGCTGCCCTGTTCCGTGCCCTGGCGGCGTGTCCTGTAG GTGCACAACCAGGACGGAGGCCACGAGTGGGGACGGCCACATGAAGTGCTCGTGCGGCGAGCACTGTGGCTGCAACCCGTGCGCTTGTGCTAAGAGCGTCGTCTCTGCCGGAGTAGGCAGGGCCTACTGCAGGTGCGGCGAGGGTTGTACCTGTGTCTCATGCTCTGCCTAA
- the LOC133737660 gene encoding uncharacterized protein LOC133737660, producing the protein MVNGWKMNFFLMMNGMEMKMHVMLFWLTLSGSDGVVVVVVMKFMVVDDGSCGDDDRGDGVVWALLFPNNNVDYSQTGLTQYPTSGSMMYTSERTLPEEQTNLQVLFKTTLITYHQNYNYSSMMMNRNGMLWQNYSIQTAPSTSNGSNYNEQKTQKALSRSSQKYLIEFQIPIHRQCQPPSPRPPDLHHLCRRRRIHRVPGLPASDRHPGLPRLHQPHHRHRPQRPLPAPPLSRACRPLRLRQARVLLRVRVNYLAVVALIVTVSLFTHPFSLGLLAAWLFLYLFRPSDQPLVIFGRTFSDTQTLMGLVDLSVFVVFLTSVGQGIEEISYCVCRERGCESPRMKEAIDHQNSFLVLQPETMEKLQRQHNQH; encoded by the exons atggtgaATGGATGGAAGATGAACTTCTTCttgatgatgaatggaatggAGATGAAGATGCATGTGATGCTCTTTTGGCTaactttgagtggtagtgatggagtagtggtggtggtggtgatgaagTTTATGGTGGTGGACGATGGTAGTTGTGGTGATGATGATAGAGGAGATGGAGTAGTATGG GCCTTGTTATTTCCAAACAACAATGTAGACTATTCTCAGACTGGATTGACCCAATACCCTACTAGTGGTTCGATGATGTATACAAGTGAAAGGACTTTGCCTGAAGAGCAAACTAATCTCCAAGTCTTGTTCAAAACAACCTTAATCACTTATCATCAGAATTACAATTACAGTTCAATGATGATGAACAGAAACG GCATGCTATGGCAGAACTACAGCATTCAGACTGCTCCATCAACATCAAACGGATCAAATTACAATGAACAAA AAACCCAAAAAGCTCTCTCCAGATCTTCACAAAAATACTTGATAGAATTTCAGATCCCGATCCACCGACAATGTCAACCACCGTCCCCCCGTCCTCCCGATCTCCACCACCTCTGTCGCCGCCGCCGGATCCATCGAGTCCCAGGCCTCCCAGCCTCGGATCGCCACCCTGGCCTTCCGCGCCTTCATCAACCACATCACCGACACCGTCCGCAACGGCCTCTCCCAGCGCCGCCCCTGAGCCGAGCTTGCCGACCGCTCCGCCTTCGCCAAGCCCGAGTCCTTCTCCGCGTCCGCGTCAACTACCTCGCCGTCGTCGCCCTCATCGTCACCGTCTCCCTCTTCACCCACCCCTTCTCCCTCGGCCTCCTCGCCGCCTGGCTCTTCCTCTACCTCTTCCGCCCCTCCGATCAGCCCCTCGTTATCTTCGGCCGGACTTTCTCCGACACCCAAACCCTAATGGGCCTCGTCGACCTCAGCGTCTTCGTCGTCTTCCTCACCTCCGTCGGG CAAGGGATTGAAGAGATTTCATACTGTGTTTGTAGAGAGCGAGGTTGCGAATCACCTCGGATGAAAGAAGCCATCGACCATCAAAATTCGTTCCTCGTGCTTCAACCCGAGACCATGGAGAAGCTCCAGCGACAACACAATCAG CACTGA
- the LOC133739231 gene encoding protein EXORDIUM-like 5, with the protein MSSLSLLLLLLPFFLLHSSIAATPPSVQTLSTKPTIFNPKLPPRTLSSSKKFEGSSDLVQLRYHMGPVLSSAPINIYLIWYGRWALPQKLLIKDFLHSISTTDLRAAPSPSVAEWWRTVSLYTDQTGANVSRSVVVAGEHADLKYSHGKQLTRLSVQQVIANAVRSAPFPVDHKNGIYLILTSEDVAMQDFCRAVCGFHYFTFPSMVGYTLPYAWIGNSGKQCPEVCAYPFALPGYMGGGGPGALSPPNKDVGVDGMISVIGHELAELSSNPLVNAWYAGEDPTAPTEIGDLCEGLYGTGGGGGYIGQVMRDREGRTFNVNGRKGRKFLVQWLWSPELKACAGPNAMD; encoded by the coding sequence ATGTCGTCActctccctcctcctcctcctcctccccttcttcctcctccactCCTCCATTGCAGCAACACCACCTTCAGTTCAAACCCTAAGCACAAAGCCGACCATCTTTAACCCCAAGCTCCCTCCTCGAACCCTCTCCTCCTCCAAGAAGTTCGAGGGCTCCTCAGATCTGGTGCAGCTCCGCTACCACATGGGCCCCGTCCTCTCCTCCGCCCCTATTAACATCTACCTCATCTGGTACGGCCGTTGGGCCTTACCCCAGAAGCTCCTCATCAAGGACTTCCTccactccatctccaccaccgaCCTCCGCGCCGCTCCGTCGCCCTCCGTCGCCGAGTGGTGGCGCACTGTCTCGCTCTACACCGACCAGACCGGCGCCAACGTCTCCCGCTCCGTCGTCGTCGCGGGGGAGCACGCTGACCTCAAGTACTCCCACGGCAAGCAACTCACCCGCCTCTCCGTCCAGCAGGTCATCGCCAACGCCGTCAGATCTGCTCCGTTCCCGGTCGACCACAAGAACGGGATCTACCTCATCCTGACCTCCGAGGACGTCGCCATGCAGGACTTCTGCCGCGCCGTCTGCGGCTTCCACTACTTCACATTCCCCTCCATGGTGGGTTACACGCTCCCCTACGCTTGGATCGGAAACTCCGGCAAGCAGTGCCCGGAGGTCTGCGCCTACCCGTTTGCTCTTCCCGGCTACATGGGCGGAGGCGGTCCCGGAGCTCTGTCGCCGCCGAACAAGGACGTCGGCGTCGACGGTATGATCAGTGTGATCGGGCACGAGCTGGCCGAGCTGTCGTCGAACCCTCTTGTCAATGCCTGGTACGCCGGCGAGGACCCGACGGCGCCGACTGAGATCGGGGACTTGTGCGAGGGGTTGTACGGAACAGGAGGCGGAGGTGGGTACATTGGGCAGGTGATGAGGGATAGAGAAGGGAGGACGTTCAATGTGAATGGGAGGAAGGGGAGGAAGTTCTTGGTGCAGTGGCTATGGAGCCCTGAACTGAAGGCCTGTGCTGGGCCTAATGCTATGGATTAA